Proteins co-encoded in one Paracrocinitomix mangrovi genomic window:
- a CDS encoding SpoIIE family protein phosphatase: MNKAKVESRIIYTLLVITLGLLVWMYLRLDNSVNKTAQELLEEKNSLVRSKIDAFFNPVIDRLEGEWIKANQGMFENKPQDELAKEFFSICKSSPSISSVYVSDELGNQFYAGRIDDPKYKHYEGWFSAMTFLGNKTDVGPDNRIWNFSDDTLYLDSMWTRTDSKFDPRERPWFKSAIKTDKAIWTAPYMFVAAGVPGISLSKRFEYPAAKKRIISMDITLKDLSLLTTKIDISENGKAFIVTDSGEFVGIPKMTDNHTEKDMLSYALSHVDTFYQSDVVKSHQIWIDQNKPEHIFAFKNEGNSYWAKYAPYEVGNLTFYACVLVPQADLMGPIKKSKNMILFGMIFIVLISIVIVQAYRSKNKSNVLLAEQKHKIEEQKHLVEEKNQEIIDSINYAKRIQSAILPPDELIQKNLPDSFVYYLPKDIVAGDFYWMNEADDQLMIAAADCTGHGVPGALVSVVCNNSLNRSVNEFKITEPGKVLDKTRELVIAQFEKSKEEVKDGMDIALVSLTPNTNYENDFENENEDNSNSHSNTHSHPASHSQTASHSQTASHSLKYAGAHNPLWVIRKGGTEIEEIKANKQPIGKFDQPQPYITHNISLNPGDSFYIFSDGYIDQFGGDKGKKFKSANFKKLLLSLQHLNMEEQKLAIADQFNNWKGHFEQLDDVCVIGVRV; encoded by the coding sequence TTGAACAAAGCCAAAGTTGAATCACGTATCATTTACACACTGTTAGTAATAACATTGGGGCTTTTGGTTTGGATGTATTTGAGATTGGACAATTCAGTTAACAAAACTGCTCAGGAATTATTAGAAGAAAAAAACTCATTGGTTCGTTCAAAAATTGATGCCTTTTTCAATCCGGTAATTGACAGATTAGAGGGTGAATGGATTAAAGCTAATCAGGGAATGTTTGAAAACAAACCGCAAGACGAATTAGCTAAAGAGTTTTTCTCTATTTGTAAATCTAGTCCTTCTATATCATCTGTTTACGTTTCAGACGAATTAGGAAACCAGTTTTATGCCGGGAGAATAGATGATCCAAAGTACAAGCATTACGAAGGTTGGTTTTCAGCAATGACATTTTTAGGTAATAAAACAGATGTAGGTCCGGATAATAGAATTTGGAACTTCTCTGATGATACGCTTTACCTTGATTCCATGTGGACCAGAACAGACTCAAAATTTGATCCTAGAGAAAGGCCATGGTTTAAGTCAGCCATTAAAACTGATAAAGCCATTTGGACGGCACCTTATATGTTTGTTGCTGCCGGAGTGCCGGGTATTTCACTTTCAAAAAGATTTGAATATCCCGCGGCTAAAAAGCGCATTATTTCAATGGACATTACATTGAAGGATTTATCATTGTTGACAACAAAAATTGATATCAGTGAAAACGGTAAGGCCTTTATTGTTACAGATTCGGGTGAATTTGTGGGGATTCCGAAAATGACAGATAATCATACCGAAAAAGATATGTTGTCATACGCCCTGTCTCATGTAGATACTTTTTACCAAAGTGATGTGGTTAAATCACATCAAATTTGGATTGATCAAAACAAACCCGAACACATTTTTGCTTTTAAAAATGAGGGTAATAGTTACTGGGCCAAATATGCGCCTTATGAAGTTGGGAACTTAACTTTTTATGCCTGCGTTTTAGTTCCTCAAGCAGATTTAATGGGACCCATTAAAAAAAGTAAAAACATGATTCTTTTTGGGATGATTTTTATTGTACTCATCTCCATTGTTATTGTTCAGGCTTATCGATCTAAGAATAAATCAAACGTATTGTTGGCCGAACAGAAACACAAAATTGAAGAGCAAAAACACCTGGTAGAGGAGAAAAATCAAGAGATTATAGATTCAATCAATTATGCCAAAAGAATCCAGTCGGCTATTTTACCACCTGATGAATTGATTCAAAAGAATTTGCCGGACAGCTTCGTGTATTATTTGCCTAAAGACATTGTTGCAGGAGATTTTTATTGGATGAATGAAGCAGATGATCAATTAATGATCGCGGCTGCAGATTGTACAGGCCATGGTGTTCCGGGAGCCCTTGTGTCTGTGGTTTGTAACAATAGTTTAAACAGATCTGTCAACGAGTTTAAAATCACTGAACCCGGAAAAGTTTTAGACAAAACAAGAGAGTTGGTGATTGCTCAATTTGAAAAAAGCAAAGAAGAGGTTAAGGACGGAATGGATATAGCGCTTGTTTCGCTAACACCCAACACGAATTATGAGAATGACTTTGAGAATGAGAATGAAGATAACTCTAATTCACATTCTAATACTCATTCTCATCCTGCTTCTCATTCTCAAACTGCTTCTCATTCTCAAACTGCTTCTCATTCTCTAAAATACGCTGGTGCTCACAATCCACTTTGGGTTATTAGAAAAGGTGGAACTGAGATTGAGGAAATAAAGGCCAACAAACAGCCCATTGGTAAATTTGATCAACCTCAACCTTATATTACACATAATATCAGTTTAAATCCCGGAGATAGTTTCTACATCTTTTCAGACGGTTATATTGATCAGTTTGGGGGTGATAAAGGCAAAAAGTTCAAGTCGGCAAACTTTAAAAAGTTGCTATTGAGCTTACAACACCTAAACATGGAGGAACAAAAGCTTGCCATTGCAGATCAATTTAACAATTGGAAAGGGCATTTTGAGCAATTAGATGATGTTTGCGTGATTGGGGTGAGGGTGTAA
- a CDS encoding T9SS type A sorting domain-containing protein, giving the protein MKRIVLFFCLLFTINTQAQTWIDQNAIWHYEYTGVAEWGYFTYEYVQDTMVGGQLCQEIVHKKHTFMLSAPPNSQTVYLGPNTIKKHYTYVSGDTVFYQDNGEFFVHVNYGANIGDTWIISTTHNGNSYCNDTSIVEVIDTGSVVINTNTYRTVTLSTLEGSSYFMSGLFVERFGKMNVNWGSSQLFPIYMECDTNVIQEYYALKFRCFEDDSFPLYHPSAEDCDYPLQELSIGGFDQLMLEIYPNPAKETVNIKNLNLHEVSDVYLTDFNGKKMKTTFTQIQGSVVFDMSAISPGIYFLNVVKGDQRQILKVLKE; this is encoded by the coding sequence ATGAAAAGGATAGTACTCTTTTTTTGTTTGTTGTTCACAATAAACACCCAGGCTCAAACCTGGATTGATCAAAACGCAATTTGGCATTATGAATATACTGGAGTAGCTGAGTGGGGCTATTTTACCTATGAGTATGTTCAAGACACAATGGTGGGTGGTCAACTTTGTCAGGAGATCGTTCACAAGAAACATACCTTTATGTTATCAGCTCCGCCAAATTCTCAAACAGTATATCTTGGTCCCAACACCATTAAAAAACATTACACCTATGTAAGCGGAGATACTGTGTTTTACCAAGATAATGGTGAATTTTTTGTGCATGTAAACTATGGCGCAAATATCGGTGATACATGGATAATATCAACCACACACAATGGTAATTCTTATTGTAACGACACTTCTATAGTTGAAGTAATTGATACGGGTTCAGTTGTCATTAATACAAATACTTATCGTACTGTTACCCTCTCTACTTTGGAGGGTTCATCATATTTTATGAGTGGATTATTCGTTGAACGCTTTGGAAAGATGAACGTCAACTGGGGCAGTTCGCAATTATTCCCTATATACATGGAGTGTGACACTAATGTCATTCAAGAATATTATGCCCTTAAATTCAGGTGTTTTGAAGATGATTCTTTTCCTCTTTATCACCCATCCGCAGAAGACTGTGATTATCCATTGCAAGAACTTTCAATAGGAGGATTTGATCAATTAATGTTAGAAATTTATCCAAATCCTGCTAAAGAAACAGTGAACATTAAAAACTTGAATCTACATGAGGTTTCTGATGTTTATCTTACAGATTTTAATGGTAAAAAGATGAAAACAACTTTCACTCAAATACAGGGTTCGGTAGTATTTGATATGAGCGCAATAAGTCCAGGAATTTATTTTCTCAACGTTGTTAAAGGCGATCAAAGGCAAATACTCAAAGTGTTAAAAGAATAA
- a CDS encoding ABC1 kinase family protein codes for MSTSFSYRKRTRKAIGLINRMIWRYVRLHIGKKLFGKKYYQKRLNKVELKNATDLKNGILELQGLFIKFGQLMSIMSNVLPKAYGELLESLQDKAPESPLENCKQVLEADLGKPIDQIFKEIPEKPIASASIGQVYKATLLSGEVVAVKVQHQNIKALAEADLTIIKKMLNRVSFFIKVNGMDFVYEQIRKMIMEELDFGKERVSMQIVAENLKDNPRVKVPNVHEDLCSNRVLVTSFEEGVKITNIEQLNNWNLDGEDISRELILAYCKMVLEDGFYHADPHPGNVLVNQQGEIILLDFGAMAVLSEKMRKEIPLLLQAALSQDYDKVLTSLQRMGFIGETSDARKVAKKIVEAFNKFLTNEMEISGFKMTDLKVEDIKGSSIEALLKELSISELTKTIQVPKDWVLLNRTLILVGGISSQIAPELDPVEVIKPYLKSKMMSYDSIKSMLMDAIKKQFKTLLALPSQLNTFLAKANNGELELEIKNDTQKLYAVGQQFMLVLGILASLMFYYLAKEDNWLIGTVLLSLVLLRSVWKNRKKG; via the coding sequence ATGAGCACGAGCTTTTCATACCGTAAAAGAACACGCAAAGCTATTGGGTTGATCAACCGAATGATTTGGCGGTATGTAAGACTGCATATTGGTAAAAAACTCTTTGGAAAAAAATATTACCAAAAGCGCCTAAATAAGGTAGAGTTAAAGAATGCTACAGATTTAAAAAATGGCATTTTGGAACTGCAAGGACTTTTCATCAAGTTTGGTCAGCTCATGTCAATCATGTCAAATGTGTTGCCAAAAGCTTACGGTGAGTTGCTAGAATCACTTCAAGACAAAGCACCCGAGAGTCCACTTGAAAATTGTAAGCAAGTTTTGGAGGCAGATTTAGGTAAACCCATTGATCAAATATTCAAAGAAATTCCTGAAAAACCTATTGCATCTGCATCAATAGGACAGGTTTATAAAGCAACATTGTTGTCGGGAGAAGTGGTAGCTGTTAAAGTGCAGCATCAAAATATCAAAGCTTTGGCAGAAGCAGATTTGACCATCATTAAAAAGATGTTGAATCGTGTTTCTTTTTTTATCAAAGTAAACGGAATGGACTTCGTTTATGAGCAAATCCGCAAAATGATTATGGAGGAGCTTGATTTTGGTAAAGAACGCGTTTCAATGCAGATTGTGGCTGAAAACTTAAAAGACAATCCACGTGTCAAAGTCCCAAATGTTCATGAAGATTTATGTTCCAATAGAGTACTGGTAACGTCATTTGAAGAAGGAGTAAAAATCACAAACATTGAGCAACTAAACAATTGGAATTTAGACGGTGAGGACATTTCAAGAGAACTGATTCTAGCGTATTGTAAAATGGTGCTGGAAGATGGGTTTTATCACGCAGATCCGCATCCGGGAAATGTGTTGGTTAATCAGCAGGGTGAGATTATTCTGCTCGATTTTGGTGCTATGGCCGTGCTGAGTGAGAAAATGCGCAAGGAGATTCCTTTACTATTGCAAGCTGCTTTGAGCCAGGATTATGACAAAGTTTTAACTTCTCTGCAGAGAATGGGCTTTATTGGCGAAACTTCAGACGCCAGGAAAGTGGCTAAGAAAATAGTGGAAGCTTTTAATAAATTCCTGACCAATGAAATGGAGATCAGTGGGTTTAAAATGACAGATTTAAAAGTGGAAGACATTAAAGGATCAAGCATTGAAGCGCTTTTGAAAGAGTTGAGTATTTCAGAATTAACCAAAACTATTCAGGTACCAAAAGACTGGGTGTTGTTGAACAGAACTTTGATTTTGGTAGGTGGAATCTCATCTCAAATTGCTCCGGAACTTGATCCGGTTGAGGTAATTAAACCTTATTTAAAGTCTAAAATGATGTCTTATGATAGTATCAAATCAATGTTGATGGATGCTATTAAAAAACAGTTCAAAACCTTATTGGCTTTACCGTCTCAACTCAATACATTTTTAGCTAAAGCCAACAATGGTGAGTTGGAATTGGAGATTAAAAACGATACGCAAAAGTTATATGCCGTAGGCCAGCAATTCATGTTGGTGCTGGGGATTCTGGCCAGTTTGATGTTTTATTATTTGGCCAAAGAAGACAATTGGCTTATTGGTACAGTTCTTTTGTCCCTTGTACTCTTAAGATCCGTTTGGAAAAACAGAAAAAAAGGGTAG
- a CDS encoding VOC family protein, whose protein sequence is MNLTPFHVAIPVRNLKEAYDFYIKCFNCDTGRTSDHWIDLNFYGHQFVLHLKEGMQIENHHNAVDGKAVPVPHYGVVLDWDVWQQLADHLKSLQIEFVIEPYIRFEGQVGEQATMFLLDPSGNALEFKSFKNIDQLFAK, encoded by the coding sequence ATGAACTTAACTCCCTTTCATGTTGCTATTCCGGTTAGAAATTTAAAAGAAGCTTATGATTTTTATATCAAGTGTTTTAATTGTGATACGGGTAGAACATCCGATCATTGGATTGATTTGAATTTTTACGGTCACCAATTTGTGTTGCATTTGAAAGAAGGAATGCAAATAGAGAATCATCACAATGCTGTAGACGGCAAAGCAGTTCCTGTTCCGCATTATGGAGTTGTTTTAGATTGGGATGTTTGGCAACAATTAGCGGACCACCTTAAATCACTGCAAATTGAATTTGTAATTGAACCTTATATCAGATTTGAAGGACAAGTAGGAGAACAGGCTACAATGTTTCTACTGGATCCATCCGGAAACGCATTGGAATTCAAATCATTTAAGAATATCGATCAGTTATTTGCCAAGTAA
- a CDS encoding cyclic nucleotide-binding/CBS domain-containing protein, translated as MRVEEIMSTPVVVTREDTLVKHARDLITRKDVNAVPVLREDGEIAGIISVSDLAATHFDDKKVNDIMTKMVHVVLRNNRVVDAAAVMVKHNVHHLVVMEEGKVIGIVSSLDILKTMVD; from the coding sequence ATGAGAGTTGAAGAAATTATGTCAACCCCTGTTGTGGTTACCAGGGAAGATACATTGGTTAAACATGCAAGAGATTTAATCACCAGAAAAGATGTGAATGCCGTTCCGGTATTAAGGGAAGATGGTGAGATTGCAGGAATAATAAGTGTAAGTGATTTGGCAGCTACTCATTTTGATGATAAAAAAGTCAATGACATCATGACAAAAATGGTGCATGTGGTATTGCGTAATAACAGAGTGGTAGATGCTGCAGCTGTTATGGTAAAACACAATGTTCATCACCTGGTGGTTATGGAAGAAGGAAAAGTTATAGGGATAGTGAGCTCTTTAGATATTTTAAAGACCATGGTGGATTAA
- the ispG gene encoding (E)-4-hydroxy-3-methylbut-2-enyl-diphosphate synthase, with protein sequence MRKYTPYCYSLTNYQRINTLEVMVGNVGVGGDNPLRLQSMTTTDTLDTKASVEQAIEMIKAGCEIVRFTAPSIKEAENLSAIKQELVDLGYNQPLVADIHFTPNAAEIAAKYVEKVRVNPGNYADKKKFEVHEYTDEAYDAILQQLKEKFSPLVILCKELGRSMRIGTNHGSLSDRIMSKYGDTPLGMVESALEFVDICEDHEYYDIIISMKSSNPQVMVQAYRLLMSRMLDRGRVYPLHLGVTEAGEGEDGRIKSAVGIGTLLEDGLGDTIRVSLTEAPEAEIPVARMLADRYSNRDINVPEIDFELPYNPFEYTKRKTRTVQNIGDHNFPVVVADLSHLNEIKPAHLFAYGYVYHVNEDKWTIKEQAVDYIYTGNIIPDFELPGTLSVICNSSKWTEKNQVYPLHSSDNYENNSNKSESINFIEVNALELDKIDRLTNVLNNDKTAVLFVHAKAKNSIFGMRRFFIELMHLGIDIPVIMNYHYRQIDEEQFRLFAATDFGAHLIDGKGDGLMISAQHVASPQMITSTAFGILQATRTRISKTEYISCPSCGRTLFDLQETTAKIRNKTKHLKGLKIGIMGCIVNGPGEMADADYGYVGSGKGKINLYKEKEVVKRNIPEADALEELIDLIKSDGEWIDP encoded by the coding sequence GTGAGAAAATATACTCCATATTGCTACAGTTTGACAAACTACCAGCGCATCAACACCCTTGAGGTAATGGTGGGAAACGTTGGTGTTGGAGGTGATAATCCACTTCGTTTACAATCAATGACAACAACAGATACTTTGGATACTAAAGCATCTGTTGAACAAGCCATTGAGATGATCAAAGCCGGATGTGAAATTGTTCGATTTACTGCACCATCCATTAAAGAGGCCGAGAATCTTTCAGCTATCAAACAAGAATTGGTGGATTTAGGATATAATCAGCCCTTGGTGGCAGATATACATTTCACGCCTAATGCAGCCGAAATTGCTGCTAAATATGTTGAAAAAGTTCGAGTAAATCCTGGTAACTACGCAGACAAGAAGAAGTTTGAAGTTCACGAATATACGGATGAGGCTTATGATGCCATTTTGCAACAATTAAAAGAGAAATTTTCACCTCTTGTCATCTTGTGCAAAGAATTGGGAAGATCAATGCGTATCGGAACCAATCACGGTTCTTTATCTGACCGAATCATGAGCAAATATGGGGATACACCCTTAGGAATGGTGGAATCTGCATTGGAGTTTGTAGATATTTGTGAAGATCATGAGTACTATGACATTATCATTTCAATGAAGTCAAGTAACCCACAAGTAATGGTGCAAGCCTACAGATTATTAATGTCTCGAATGCTTGACAGAGGAAGAGTATATCCTTTGCATTTAGGCGTTACTGAGGCCGGAGAAGGTGAAGATGGACGAATAAAATCAGCCGTTGGTATTGGAACGTTGTTAGAGGACGGTTTGGGAGATACAATTCGTGTTTCATTAACTGAGGCTCCCGAAGCCGAAATTCCGGTTGCTAGAATGTTAGCTGATCGCTATTCCAATAGAGATATCAACGTTCCTGAAATTGATTTTGAACTTCCTTACAATCCTTTTGAATACACCAAGAGAAAGACCAGAACAGTTCAAAATATTGGGGACCACAATTTTCCGGTGGTGGTTGCAGATTTAAGTCACCTCAACGAAATTAAACCCGCACACCTTTTTGCATACGGTTATGTTTATCATGTCAATGAAGATAAATGGACCATTAAAGAGCAGGCTGTAGATTACATCTATACAGGAAACATTATACCCGATTTTGAGCTTCCGGGAACTTTATCTGTCATTTGTAATTCATCAAAATGGACCGAAAAAAATCAAGTTTATCCTTTACACAGTTCAGACAATTACGAAAATAATTCCAACAAGTCTGAATCCATTAATTTTATTGAGGTAAACGCACTTGAATTAGATAAAATAGATCGTTTAACAAACGTTTTGAATAATGATAAGACAGCCGTTTTATTCGTACATGCTAAAGCCAAGAACAGCATTTTTGGGATGCGTAGATTTTTTATAGAATTAATGCATTTAGGAATAGACATTCCTGTAATCATGAATTACCATTATCGACAAATTGATGAGGAACAATTCAGGTTATTTGCGGCTACTGATTTTGGGGCACACCTCATTGATGGCAAAGGGGATGGATTGATGATTTCTGCGCAACATGTTGCATCTCCTCAAATGATTACCTCAACAGCTTTTGGAATTTTACAGGCTACCAGAACACGCATATCCAAAACAGAGTACATCTCTTGCCCTTCATGTGGACGAACTTTATTTGATTTACAAGAAACAACTGCTAAAATTCGAAACAAAACCAAGCATCTTAAAGGGCTTAAAATTGGCATTATGGGATGCATTGTAAACGGACCAGGAGAAATGGCAGATGCAGATTATGGATATGTAGGATCCGGAAAAGGAAAAATCAATCTCTACAAAGAAAAAGAAGTAGTTAAAAGAAATATTCCTGAAGCAGATGCTTTAGAAGAGCTTATTGATTTGATCAAGTCGGACGGAGAGTGGATTGATCCTTAA
- a CDS encoding alpha/beta hydrolase — protein sequence MKHTSLIIFVFLLFNAFGYSEEQVELAQNEVTIKGTLLSSDDPSVAQPLVILIAGSGPTDRNGNNPQMKNNSLKMLAESLASSGYGVLRYDKRGIAESKIEDLDPSKLSFDSFIEDAVGWSNKYAADVRFNQIILAGHSQGSLVALCAANQCENVDGVISLAGAGEPIHNILKWQLSRTLKPEQQGLVGAYLDTLAGGDTLTTTPGVLAELFHPSVQPFLISWMKYDPAKQAAKLKVPLLIINGTTDIQVTVEQAEKLQAAQKDAKYAIISNMNHILKFTKEENMMAQLELYSDPDLPLHKKLTKTITTWLKQFNK from the coding sequence ATGAAACACACTAGCTTAATCATATTTGTTTTCTTGCTTTTCAACGCCTTTGGATATTCTGAAGAACAAGTTGAATTGGCACAAAATGAGGTAACAATTAAAGGAACTTTACTTTCTTCTGATGATCCATCAGTTGCTCAACCATTGGTTATATTAATAGCCGGTTCAGGACCCACAGACAGAAATGGGAACAACCCTCAAATGAAAAACAACTCCTTAAAAATGTTGGCCGAATCATTAGCTTCTAGTGGTTACGGAGTATTGAGATATGACAAAAGAGGAATTGCAGAGAGTAAAATAGAAGACTTAGATCCTTCCAAACTTTCTTTTGACAGCTTTATAGAAGATGCAGTAGGTTGGAGCAATAAGTATGCAGCTGATGTTCGCTTTAATCAAATTATTTTGGCAGGACACAGTCAAGGATCTTTGGTGGCGCTTTGTGCAGCAAATCAGTGCGAAAATGTTGATGGTGTTATTTCTTTGGCTGGAGCAGGAGAGCCCATTCACAACATTCTAAAATGGCAATTGAGTAGAACATTAAAACCAGAACAACAAGGCTTAGTAGGTGCCTATTTAGATACACTTGCAGGTGGAGACACCCTGACTACAACTCCAGGAGTATTAGCCGAATTATTTCATCCATCAGTACAACCGTTTTTAATTTCATGGATGAAATATGATCCCGCTAAGCAAGCAGCAAAACTGAAAGTACCCTTGTTAATAATCAATGGAACAACAGATATTCAAGTGACTGTAGAACAAGCTGAGAAATTGCAAGCAGCACAAAAAGATGCTAAATATGCTATCATCAGCAATATGAATCACATATTAAAGTTCACCAAAGAGGAGAACATGATGGCTCAACTTGAACTTTATTCTGATCCGGATTTACCACTTCATAAAAAACTGACTAAAACAATCACCACGTGGTTGAAGCAATTCAATAAGTGA
- the metG gene encoding methionine--tRNA ligase, translated as MSENKYTITAALPYANGPLHLGHVAGVYLPADIFVRYLRMTEQDVVFVCGSDEHGAAITLRAKKEGTTPKAIVDKYHQINSTAFNDFDISFDIYSRTSNEIHHKTASDYFKKLNDKGSFIEQTTEQYYDEEFKQFLADRYITGTCPNCQNENAYGDQCEKCGSTLSPTELINPVSTLSGKTPVLKQTSHWFLPLDKHEDWLRSWIKDGVLDGKQHHNPKDWRNQVVGQCMSWIDGGLKPRAMTRDLDWGVPVPVEGAEGKVLYVWLDAPIGYISATKEWAQQNGKNWEDYWTGDRKLVHFIGKDNIVFHAIIFPVLLKEHGDFVLPDNVPAYEFLNLEGDKFSTSRNWAVWLHEYIAENPTKIDELKYVLTAIAPESKDSEFTWKEFQARINNELADILGNFVNRAVVLTHKYFEGKVPALGNTTDTDKEVIAEMEKFPAKIGELIMKYKLREAQAEAINLARLGNKYLADTEPWKLAKTDMERVKTIMNVALQITANLSIVFAPFLPKKAQKIGEFVNFDSKNWGFAGKSDLLPEGHQLNKASILIEKIDDAFVDLQVEKLKESSAMNNSNFPPQKEEVAFDDFMKMDIRVGEIIAAERVPKADKLLKLTVDTGLDKRTVVSGIAEHYQPEDIVGTKVSILMNLAPRKIRGVESQGMILMAENENGELSFISPEKAFNAGGEIR; from the coding sequence ATGTCAGAAAATAAATACACTATTACAGCCGCTCTTCCGTATGCCAACGGGCCTTTGCATTTAGGTCATGTTGCCGGAGTTTATTTACCTGCAGATATTTTTGTTAGATACCTGCGAATGACTGAACAAGATGTAGTTTTTGTTTGCGGTTCTGATGAACATGGTGCGGCCATTACATTAAGAGCTAAAAAAGAAGGCACAACACCAAAAGCTATCGTTGATAAATACCACCAAATCAACTCCACTGCTTTTAATGATTTTGATATATCATTTGATATTTATTCAAGAACATCTAATGAAATTCATCATAAAACTGCTTCTGATTACTTCAAAAAGTTGAATGATAAAGGAAGCTTTATTGAGCAAACTACTGAACAGTATTATGATGAAGAATTCAAGCAATTTTTAGCTGACAGATACATCACAGGTACTTGCCCAAATTGCCAAAACGAAAATGCTTATGGTGATCAATGTGAAAAATGCGGATCTACCTTAAGTCCAACAGAATTGATTAACCCTGTTTCTACTTTAAGTGGAAAAACACCTGTTTTAAAACAAACTTCTCATTGGTTTTTGCCATTGGACAAACATGAAGATTGGCTAAGAAGTTGGATTAAAGACGGAGTGCTTGATGGCAAACAGCATCATAATCCTAAAGATTGGAGAAATCAAGTAGTAGGACAGTGCATGAGTTGGATTGATGGCGGATTGAAGCCAAGAGCAATGACACGCGATTTGGATTGGGGTGTTCCAGTACCTGTTGAAGGAGCCGAAGGCAAGGTGCTTTACGTTTGGTTAGATGCTCCTATTGGGTACATTTCTGCTACTAAAGAATGGGCACAACAAAACGGTAAAAACTGGGAAGATTACTGGACAGGTGATCGCAAACTAGTTCACTTTATTGGTAAAGACAACATTGTTTTTCACGCGATTATTTTCCCTGTGTTACTTAAAGAACATGGTGATTTTGTGTTGCCGGATAATGTACCTGCTTATGAGTTTTTGAACCTGGAAGGAGATAAATTCTCTACTTCAAGAAACTGGGCTGTTTGGTTGCATGAATACATTGCAGAAAATCCAACAAAAATTGACGAATTAAAATACGTTTTAACAGCCATTGCTCCTGAAAGCAAAGATAGTGAGTTTACGTGGAAAGAATTCCAGGCTAGAATCAACAACGAATTGGCAGATATTCTTGGAAACTTCGTTAACCGCGCGGTTGTTTTAACCCACAAATATTTTGAAGGTAAGGTTCCTGCTTTAGGAAACACTACTGATACAGATAAAGAAGTTATCGCCGAAATGGAAAAATTTCCTGCAAAAATTGGCGAACTGATTATGAAATACAAATTGAGAGAAGCGCAGGCAGAAGCAATCAATTTGGCAAGATTAGGAAACAAATATCTGGCAGATACAGAACCTTGGAAATTGGCCAAAACAGATATGGAAAGAGTAAAGACAATTATGAATGTTGCTTTACAAATTACTGCCAACCTTTCTATCGTTTTTGCTCCATTTTTACCTAAAAAGGCTCAAAAAATTGGTGAATTTGTCAATTTTGACTCAAAAAATTGGGGTTTTGCAGGAAAATCAGATTTGTTGCCAGAAGGTCATCAATTGAACAAAGCATCCATTTTAATTGAAAAAATAGATGATGCTTTTGTTGATCTACAAGTTGAAAAATTAAAAGAAAGTTCAGCCATGAATAACAGTAATTTTCCACCTCAAAAAGAAGAAGTTGCATTTGACGATTTTATGAAGATGGATATTCGTGTAGGTGAGATTATTGCGGCTGAAAGAGTACCAAAAGCAGACAAGTTGTTGAAACTTACTGTAGATACAGGTTTGGATAAAAGAACAGTAGTTTCTGGAATAGCAGAACACTACCAGCCTGAAGATATTGTAGGAACCAAAGTAAGCATCTTGATGAATTTGGCTCCAAGAAAAATTCGTGGAGTTGAAAGTCAGGGAATGATTTTAATGGCCGAAAATGAAAATGGAGAATTGAGTTTCATCTCTCCTGAAAAGGCCTTTAATGCGGGTGGTGAAATTAGATGA